ATCGCTTCCCCTCTCTTTAATTTGGTATTGGTCCAGCGATTAATAATATTTTTGCACGAATATTCAGAGCTATTATTTTCGAGTTGATAATCCTTAGGATTAGTACACATCGTGCAATGGTTGTTGCATTGGTTCCAAATGGCAATATCTGGCATAGCTAAGACTCCACTATATTAAAAGTCATAGTATCATGTTCTGCAATTTCATCTATTTCCGCTTCTGTAACATTGTAATATTGGGCTTCATCTTGTAATTTTTTCTCAGCGAGAATCTTAGCTTCGGCCAGAGAAGAGGCTTTTACATAACCCAAAACTTCATAGTGCTCTTCGCTCTGATAGGTAATGATGTATTCTTTCTCGGCAGCTTCTTTATTGGTATTTGTGTTTTTAGTCATATAAATATGATGTTTAAAATATTTTAATAGATAAATTTTATTTCGTAATAGGTTTTAGCTCGGAAGTACCATAGTGTTTTATATAGTCAGGCCAAATCCCCTCACAAATATTATACAACTTACAACCTCGGCATATCTTGGGTTTAATCCTGCCCACTTCTTGTCGTCCCTTGATAGCATTGTCATCATAGAAATCGGGCGCTATGTGTTCACTATTGCTGTAAATTTGTATCTCCAGAAGCTCGCTAATCTGATTTAAATAATCTTGGAAATAACACAGGGGAACATAACGAATATGCCAATGGGGTATTTTATATTTTTTCCCAATATCTAAACATTTATGCACATAGGGGGCTATAACAGAAATCTTGGGCACTAATTTAGCAAATTGGTCATGCGCTCCACCATAGGTGGGGTCAACAAATATAAATTCCGCGTTTTTCAGGCCCAATTTTCTTATATACTCGCCTATTTGTGGCAAATATTTATAATTTTGTTTAACTATAGTGGTATTGGTTCCTAAACTAATTTTCAGTCCAGATTTTTTTATAATTTTTTGGACATTTCTCACTCCTTGCGTTAATTGTTTAAAACTTCCTGGCGTATCTGTAAGCACATCGTGTAATTTGGCAGTATGCCCATGGATGGAAAAAACAATACTATTGAGACCTGCTTGAATGATAGCTTCGGCAAATTCGGGATAAGCGAGCATTCTACCATTGGTAGCTATCATAATCGTTTCAAATCCCAAACTTTTGGCGAATCTAATGATGT
The sequence above is drawn from the Candidatus Paceibacterota bacterium genome and encodes:
- a CDS encoding radical SAM protein; amino-acid sequence: MEKIKKTVIFVGYTCNNKCIFCINYDKRKIPAIPYNSLKREMISAKERGSTYLELIGGETTIRPDILNIIRFAKSLGFETIMIATNGRMLAYPEFAEAIIQAGLNSIVFSIHGHTAKLHDVLTDTPGSFKQLTQGVRNVQKIIKKSGLKISLGTNTTIVKQNYKYLPQIGEYIRKLGLKNAEFIFVDPTYGGAHDQFAKLVPKISVIAPYVHKCLDIGKKYKIPHWHIRYVPLCYFQDYLNQISELLEIQIYSNSEHIAPDFYDDNAIKGRQEVGRIKPKICRGCKLYNICEGIWPDYIKHYGTSELKPITK